Proteins encoded together in one Benincasa hispida cultivar B227 chromosome 1, ASM972705v1, whole genome shotgun sequence window:
- the LOC120090548 gene encoding serine/threonine-protein kinase SRK2H-like isoform X4 codes for MEKYEVVKDLGAGSFGVTKLMRNKQTKELFAVKFIERGPTIDENVEREIINHRLLQHPNIVRFKKVFLTPTHLAMVMEYAAGGELFEQIYNSGCFIEDKARYFFQQLISGLDYIHSMQICHRDLKLDNILLDGSIAPRLKICDFGYSKLYPLHSTPNTNVGSPTYAAPEVLAEVRYDGKMADVWSCGVTLYVMLFGAYPFEDSNDPKNFSKTFKRIMAIHYKIPENIPISQDCRHLLSCIFVRNPKRRISIEEIKRHPWFLAKLPWELTKRVQLIFLMRENQTFSHQSVEEIMKIVGEARKQLPQSLTTIMGYRSKTEEDDEKEVEEEGEEDDEEDEEYEYE; via the exons ATGGAGAAGTACGAAGTTGTTAAGGATTTGGGTGCTGGAAGTTTTGGTGTTACTAAGCTCATGAGGAACAAACAGACCAAAGAACTTTTTGCCGTGAAGTTCATAGAACGTGGTCCTACG ATCGATGAGAATGTTGAAAGAGAGATTATAAACCATAGATTGCTTCAACATCCAAATATCGTTCGTTTCAAGAAG GTTTTTTTAACCCCAACTCATTTAGCTATGGTGATGGAATATGCTGCTGGAGGAGAACTTTTCGAACAAATTTACAATTCTGGTTGTTTTATAGAAGATAAG GCAAGATATTTCTTCCAGCAGTTAATTTCTGGACTCGATTATATTCATTCAATG CAAATATGTCACAGAGATTTGAAGCTAGATAATATCCTTTTAGATGGAAGCATAGCCCCACGTTTGAAGATTTGTGATTTTGGCTACTCCAAG TTATACCCGTTGCATTCAACACCAAACACAAATGTTGGATCTCCAACATACGCAGCACCAGAGGTTCTAGCAGAAGTACGATATGATGGAAAG ATGGCTGATGTGTGGTCATGTGGAGTTACTCTCTACGTTATGTTGTTCGGTGCATATCCTTTCGAAGACTCGAACGATCCTAAAAACTTCTCCAAGACTTTTAAG cGAATAATGGCTATTCATTATAAAATACCAGAAAATATTCCCATATCTCAAGATTGTCGACACCTACTCTCTTGCATTTTTGTTCGAAATCCCAAAAGG AGAATTTCAATAGAAGAGATCAAGAGGCACCCGTGGTTCTTAGCGAAGTTGCCATGGGAATTGACAAAACGAGTCCAATTAATCTTCCTTATGAGGGAGAATCAAACCTTCTCTCATCAAAGCGTGGAAGAAATCATGAAGATCGTGGGGGAAGCGAGAAAGCAGCTGCCCCAATCATTGACAACTATCATGGGCTATAGGTCGAAAACTGAGGAGGATGATGAAAAAGAGGTGGAAGAAGAGGGGGAAGAGGATGACGAG gaagATGAAGAATATGAGTATGAATAG
- the LOC120090548 gene encoding serine/threonine-protein kinase SRK2H-like isoform X5: MEKYEVVKDLGAGSFGVTKLMRNKQTKELFAVKFIERGPTIDENVEREIINHRLLQHPNIVRFKKVFLTPTHLAMVMEYAAGGELFEQIYNSGCFIEDKARYFFQQLISGLDYIHSMQICHRDLKLDNILLDGSIAPRLKICDFGYSKLYPLHSTPNTNVGSPTYAAPEVLAEVRYDGKMADVWSCGVTLYVMLFGAYPFEDSNDPKNFSKTFKRIMAIHYKIPENIPISQDCRHLLSCIFVRNPKRRISIEEIKRHPWFLAKLPWELTKRVQLIFLMRENQTFSHQSVEEIMKIVGEARKQLPQSLTTIMGYRSKTEEDDEKEVEEEGEEDDEYE; encoded by the exons ATGGAGAAGTACGAAGTTGTTAAGGATTTGGGTGCTGGAAGTTTTGGTGTTACTAAGCTCATGAGGAACAAACAGACCAAAGAACTTTTTGCCGTGAAGTTCATAGAACGTGGTCCTACG ATCGATGAGAATGTTGAAAGAGAGATTATAAACCATAGATTGCTTCAACATCCAAATATCGTTCGTTTCAAGAAG GTTTTTTTAACCCCAACTCATTTAGCTATGGTGATGGAATATGCTGCTGGAGGAGAACTTTTCGAACAAATTTACAATTCTGGTTGTTTTATAGAAGATAAG GCAAGATATTTCTTCCAGCAGTTAATTTCTGGACTCGATTATATTCATTCAATG CAAATATGTCACAGAGATTTGAAGCTAGATAATATCCTTTTAGATGGAAGCATAGCCCCACGTTTGAAGATTTGTGATTTTGGCTACTCCAAG TTATACCCGTTGCATTCAACACCAAACACAAATGTTGGATCTCCAACATACGCAGCACCAGAGGTTCTAGCAGAAGTACGATATGATGGAAAG ATGGCTGATGTGTGGTCATGTGGAGTTACTCTCTACGTTATGTTGTTCGGTGCATATCCTTTCGAAGACTCGAACGATCCTAAAAACTTCTCCAAGACTTTTAAG cGAATAATGGCTATTCATTATAAAATACCAGAAAATATTCCCATATCTCAAGATTGTCGACACCTACTCTCTTGCATTTTTGTTCGAAATCCCAAAAGG AGAATTTCAATAGAAGAGATCAAGAGGCACCCGTGGTTCTTAGCGAAGTTGCCATGGGAATTGACAAAACGAGTCCAATTAATCTTCCTTATGAGGGAGAATCAAACCTTCTCTCATCAAAGCGTGGAAGAAATCATGAAGATCGTGGGGGAAGCGAGAAAGCAGCTGCCCCAATCATTGACAACTATCATGGGCTATAGGTCGAAAACTGAGGAGGATGATGAAAAAGAGGTGGAAGAAGAGGGGGAAGAGGATGACGAG TATGAATAG
- the LOC120090548 gene encoding serine/threonine-protein kinase SRK2H-like isoform X1 yields the protein MEKYEVVKDLGAGSFGVTKLMRNKQTKELFAVKFIERGPTIDENVEREIINHRLLQHPNIVRFKKVFLTPTHLAMVMEYAAGGELFEQIYNSGCFIEDKKEEREKRELARYFFQQLISGLDYIHSMQICHRDLKLDNILLDGSIAPRLKICDFGYSKLYPLHSTPNTNVGSPTYAAPEVLAEVRYDGKMADVWSCGVTLYVMLFGAYPFEDSNDPKNFSKTFKRIMAIHYKIPENIPISQDCRHLLSCIFVRNPKRRISIEEIKRHPWFLAKLPWELTKRVQLIFLMRENQTFSHQSVEEIMKIVGEARKQLPQSLTTIMGYRSKTEEDDEKEEEDEEDEDEEEEVEEEKEDEEYEYE from the exons ATGGAGAAGTACGAAGTTGTTAAGGATTTGGGTGCTGGAAGTTTTGGTGTTACTAAGCTCATGAGGAACAAACAGACCAAAGAACTTTTTGCCGTGAAGTTCATAGAACGTGGTCCTACG ATCGATGAGAATGTTGAAAGAGAGATTATAAACCATAGATTGCTTCAACATCCAAATATCGTTCGTTTCAAGAAG GTTTTTTTAACCCCAACTCATTTAGCTATGGTGATGGAATATGCTGCTGGAGGAGAACTTTTCGAACAAATTTACAATTCTGGTTGTTTTATAGAAGATAAG aaagaagagagagaaaagagagagctg GCAAGATATTTCTTCCAGCAGTTAATTTCTGGACTCGATTATATTCATTCAATG CAAATATGTCACAGAGATTTGAAGCTAGATAATATCCTTTTAGATGGAAGCATAGCCCCACGTTTGAAGATTTGTGATTTTGGCTACTCCAAG TTATACCCGTTGCATTCAACACCAAACACAAATGTTGGATCTCCAACATACGCAGCACCAGAGGTTCTAGCAGAAGTACGATATGATGGAAAG ATGGCTGATGTGTGGTCATGTGGAGTTACTCTCTACGTTATGTTGTTCGGTGCATATCCTTTCGAAGACTCGAACGATCCTAAAAACTTCTCCAAGACTTTTAAG cGAATAATGGCTATTCATTATAAAATACCAGAAAATATTCCCATATCTCAAGATTGTCGACACCTACTCTCTTGCATTTTTGTTCGAAATCCCAAAAGG AGAATTTCAATAGAAGAGATCAAGAGGCACCCGTGGTTCTTAGCGAAGTTGCCATGGGAATTGACAAAACGAGTCCAATTAATCTTCCTTATGAGGGAGAATCAAACCTTCTCTCATCAAAGCGTGGAAGAAATCATGAAGATCGTGGGGGAAGCGAGAAAGCAGCTGCCCCAATCATTGACAACTATCATGGGCTATAGGTCGAAAACTGAGGAGGATGATGAAAAAGAG gaggaagacgaagaagatgaagacgaagaagaagaagttgaagaagagaaggaagATGAAGAATATGAGTATGAATAG
- the LOC120090548 gene encoding serine/threonine-protein kinase SRK2H-like isoform X2, which produces MEKYEVVKDLGAGSFGVTKLMRNKQTKELFAVKFIERGPTIDENVEREIINHRLLQHPNIVRFKKVFLTPTHLAMVMEYAAGGELFEQIYNSGCFIEDKARYFFQQLISGLDYIHSMQICHRDLKLDNILLDGSIAPRLKICDFGYSKLYPLHSTPNTNVGSPTYAAPEVLAEVRYDGKMADVWSCGVTLYVMLFGAYPFEDSNDPKNFSKTFKRIMAIHYKIPENIPISQDCRHLLSCIFVRNPKRRISIEEIKRHPWFLAKLPWELTKRVQLIFLMRENQTFSHQSVEEIMKIVGEARKQLPQSLTTIMGYRSKTEEDDEKEEEDEEDEDEEEEVEEEKEDEEYEYE; this is translated from the exons ATGGAGAAGTACGAAGTTGTTAAGGATTTGGGTGCTGGAAGTTTTGGTGTTACTAAGCTCATGAGGAACAAACAGACCAAAGAACTTTTTGCCGTGAAGTTCATAGAACGTGGTCCTACG ATCGATGAGAATGTTGAAAGAGAGATTATAAACCATAGATTGCTTCAACATCCAAATATCGTTCGTTTCAAGAAG GTTTTTTTAACCCCAACTCATTTAGCTATGGTGATGGAATATGCTGCTGGAGGAGAACTTTTCGAACAAATTTACAATTCTGGTTGTTTTATAGAAGATAAG GCAAGATATTTCTTCCAGCAGTTAATTTCTGGACTCGATTATATTCATTCAATG CAAATATGTCACAGAGATTTGAAGCTAGATAATATCCTTTTAGATGGAAGCATAGCCCCACGTTTGAAGATTTGTGATTTTGGCTACTCCAAG TTATACCCGTTGCATTCAACACCAAACACAAATGTTGGATCTCCAACATACGCAGCACCAGAGGTTCTAGCAGAAGTACGATATGATGGAAAG ATGGCTGATGTGTGGTCATGTGGAGTTACTCTCTACGTTATGTTGTTCGGTGCATATCCTTTCGAAGACTCGAACGATCCTAAAAACTTCTCCAAGACTTTTAAG cGAATAATGGCTATTCATTATAAAATACCAGAAAATATTCCCATATCTCAAGATTGTCGACACCTACTCTCTTGCATTTTTGTTCGAAATCCCAAAAGG AGAATTTCAATAGAAGAGATCAAGAGGCACCCGTGGTTCTTAGCGAAGTTGCCATGGGAATTGACAAAACGAGTCCAATTAATCTTCCTTATGAGGGAGAATCAAACCTTCTCTCATCAAAGCGTGGAAGAAATCATGAAGATCGTGGGGGAAGCGAGAAAGCAGCTGCCCCAATCATTGACAACTATCATGGGCTATAGGTCGAAAACTGAGGAGGATGATGAAAAAGAG gaggaagacgaagaagatgaagacgaagaagaagaagttgaagaagagaaggaagATGAAGAATATGAGTATGAATAG
- the LOC120090548 gene encoding serine/threonine-protein kinase SRK2H-like isoform X3: MEKYEVVKDLGAGSFGVTKLMRNKQTKELFAVKFIERGPTIDENVEREIINHRLLQHPNIVRFKKVFLTPTHLAMVMEYAAGGELFEQIYNSGCFIEDKARYFFQQLISGLDYIHSMQICHRDLKLDNILLDGSIAPRLKICDFGYSKLYPLHSTPNTNVGSPTYAAPEVLAEVRYDGKMADVWSCGVTLYVMLFGAYPFEDSNDPKNFSKTFKRIMAIHYKIPENIPISQDCRHLLSCIFVRNPKRRISIEEIKRHPWFLAKLPWELTKRVQLIFLMRENQTFSHQSVEEIMKIVGEARKQLPQSLTTIMGYRSKTEEDDEKEEDEEDEDEEEEVEEEKEDEEYEYE; this comes from the exons ATGGAGAAGTACGAAGTTGTTAAGGATTTGGGTGCTGGAAGTTTTGGTGTTACTAAGCTCATGAGGAACAAACAGACCAAAGAACTTTTTGCCGTGAAGTTCATAGAACGTGGTCCTACG ATCGATGAGAATGTTGAAAGAGAGATTATAAACCATAGATTGCTTCAACATCCAAATATCGTTCGTTTCAAGAAG GTTTTTTTAACCCCAACTCATTTAGCTATGGTGATGGAATATGCTGCTGGAGGAGAACTTTTCGAACAAATTTACAATTCTGGTTGTTTTATAGAAGATAAG GCAAGATATTTCTTCCAGCAGTTAATTTCTGGACTCGATTATATTCATTCAATG CAAATATGTCACAGAGATTTGAAGCTAGATAATATCCTTTTAGATGGAAGCATAGCCCCACGTTTGAAGATTTGTGATTTTGGCTACTCCAAG TTATACCCGTTGCATTCAACACCAAACACAAATGTTGGATCTCCAACATACGCAGCACCAGAGGTTCTAGCAGAAGTACGATATGATGGAAAG ATGGCTGATGTGTGGTCATGTGGAGTTACTCTCTACGTTATGTTGTTCGGTGCATATCCTTTCGAAGACTCGAACGATCCTAAAAACTTCTCCAAGACTTTTAAG cGAATAATGGCTATTCATTATAAAATACCAGAAAATATTCCCATATCTCAAGATTGTCGACACCTACTCTCTTGCATTTTTGTTCGAAATCCCAAAAGG AGAATTTCAATAGAAGAGATCAAGAGGCACCCGTGGTTCTTAGCGAAGTTGCCATGGGAATTGACAAAACGAGTCCAATTAATCTTCCTTATGAGGGAGAATCAAACCTTCTCTCATCAAAGCGTGGAAGAAATCATGAAGATCGTGGGGGAAGCGAGAAAGCAGCTGCCCCAATCATTGACAACTATCATGGGCTATAGGTCGAAAACTGAGGAGGATGATGAAAAAGAG gaagacgaagaagatgaagacgaagaagaagaagttgaagaagagaaggaagATGAAGAATATGAGTATGAATAG